A genomic window from Silene latifolia isolate original U9 population chromosome Y, ASM4854445v1, whole genome shotgun sequence includes:
- the LOC141631986 gene encoding uncharacterized protein LOC141631986 has protein sequence MLSQSLIKGYARKALSPRCLIKVDIKKAFDSIQWDFLSQMLTSLGFPPIFSKWIMGCITNTWYSFKINGGIAGFFPGKSGIRQGDPLSPYLFVLSMEILSRYLRILCDQKNVSYHPKCSKLNLNHLIFADDLMIFVRGDVPSIVAVKDSLVKFASLSGLHANVDKTNIYFGGVSPELVSEIIHATGFSKGQFPFKYLGIPLSTSRIFLKSSVVFGLGNYWGASLLLPGAVTKRVEQLCRQFFWGIPDSGRKMVFKSWKSICSPWSGGGFNIKDLSSWNRSLLVKWHALLLAPASSLWAKWQHAYVLKGIDIWCLQSKDSFSTSMKGILLVRDLLVESVGSIQTAQDLIQSWVQGSHFHLHLAYDFFRAAPAQGNWTKGLSYSSIAPSHRITCSMAAQGQLATQDNIKKRGYQFTNRCYFCLASEDDHDHLFFSCPFTAQVWSSILNWMSLPQFSSSLLHLLAACPFGSSKHNWKTHCFYTSLLLRFVNQLWWERNQRLFCHKTTDAAGILRKIKCLVLARLSIKFSQSLLSPVLTHLAP, from the exons ATGCTTTCACAATCTCTGATTAAAGGTTATGCAAGGAAGGCTCTCTCTCCAAGGTGTCTTATTAAAGTTGATATCAAGAAGGCTTTTGATTCTATTCAATGGGATTTTTTATCCCAAATGCTTACTAGTCTGGGTTTCCCTCCTATTTTTTCTAAATGGATTATGGGCTGTATCACCAACACTTGGTATTCTTTTAAGATCAATGGTGGTATTGCTGGTTTCTTCCCTGGCAAGAGTGGAATAAGGCAAGGTGATCCCTTATCTCCATATCTTTTTGTCCTCAGTATGGAGATTCTTTCCAGATACCTAAGAATTCTTTGTGATCAAAAGAATGTCTCCTACCATCCCAAATGTAGCAAGCTTAATCTCAATCACCTTATTTTTGCTGATGACTTGATGATCTTTGTTAGGGGAGATGTCCCCTCAATTGTGGCAGTTAAAGACTCCCTTGTAAAGTTTGCTTCCCTTTCTGGTCTCCATGCTAATGTGGACAAAACCAACATCTATTTTGGGGGTGTTTCACCTGAACTAGTTTCTGAAATCATCCATGCTACTGGCTTCTCTAAGGGGCAGTTTCCCTTCAAATACCTGGGTATTCCATTATCCACCTCCAGAATCTTT CTAAAAAGCTCTGTGGTTTTTGGACTCGGCAATTATTGGGGTGCTAGTCTCCTTCTCCCTGGTGCTGTTACCAAACGAGTTGAACAACTCTGCAGACAATTTTTTTGGGGCATACCTGATTCTGGCAGAAAAATGGTCTTCAAGAGCTGGAAAAGTATTTGCTCTCCCTGGTCTGGTGGTGGGTTTAACATTAAGGATCTTTCTTCTTGGAATAGATCTCTTCTTGTCAAATGGCATGCTCTTCTTCTTGCTCCTGCTTCTAGTCTTTGGGCAAAATGGCAGCATGCTTATGTGTTGAAAGGAATTGATATCTGGTGTTTGCAATCTAAGGACTCTTTCTCTACTAGTATGAAGGGGATCCTGCTAGTACGAGATCTCCTTGTTGAGTCAGTTGGTTCTATTCAGACTGCTCAAGATCTAATTCAATCCTGGGTTCAGGGTTCTCATTTCCATCTTCATCTTGCTTATGATTTTTTTAGGGCTGCTCCTGCTCAAGGCAACTGGACTAAGGGTCTTTCTTATTCGTCCATTGCCCCTAGTCATCGAATTACTTGTTCTATGGCTGCTCAGGGTCAGCTTGCCACTCAGGATAATATTAAAAAGCGGGGTTATCAGTTTACAAACAGGTGCTACTTTTGTCTAGCTAGTGAAGACGATCATGACCATTTGTTTTTTTCATGTCCTTTCACTGCTCAGGTTTGGAGCTCTATCCTGAATTGGATGAGCCTCCCTCagttttcttcttctcttcttcatcttcttgcTGCCTGTCCATTTGGTAGCAGTAAACACAACTGGAAAACTCACTGTTTTTATACTTCTCTTCTTCTTCGCTTTGTTAATCAGCTATGGTGGGAACGAAACCAACGACTGTTTTGCCATAAGACTACTGATGCAGCTGGGATTCTACGCAAGATCAAGTGTTTAGTTTTGGCCAGACTGTCTATCAAGTTTTCTCAGTCCTTACTTAGTCCTGTACTCACTCACCTAGCTCCTTAG